Proteins encoded within one genomic window of Hyalangium minutum:
- a CDS encoding DNA-3-methyladenine glycosylase translates to MRLPESFFARPALTVARELLGTHLVFEEGSQRRVGRIVETEAYIGEHDLACHAAKGVTPRTEVMFGPPGRSYVYLIYGMHRCFNIVTDAPGVGAAVLVRAVEPVEGLDPGARTDGPGRLCRALGITLAHNRLDLQIASLYVAPGEPVPEAQVARGPRIGVEYAGAWAAEPFRLWVKDSRHVSKPSSRARGRP, encoded by the coding sequence GTGCGCCTGCCCGAGTCCTTCTTCGCCCGCCCTGCGCTGACCGTTGCCCGAGAGCTGCTCGGCACCCACCTCGTCTTCGAGGAGGGGAGCCAGCGCCGTGTAGGCCGCATCGTCGAGACGGAGGCCTACATCGGTGAGCACGACCTGGCGTGCCACGCGGCCAAGGGTGTCACCCCTCGGACAGAGGTCATGTTCGGTCCACCGGGGCGCTCCTACGTCTATTTGATCTACGGCATGCACCGCTGCTTCAACATCGTCACCGACGCGCCCGGGGTGGGGGCGGCGGTGCTGGTGCGAGCCGTGGAGCCGGTGGAGGGCTTGGACCCCGGAGCCCGCACGGATGGACCGGGGCGCCTGTGCCGGGCCTTGGGGATCACCCTGGCCCACAATCGGTTGGATCTCCAGATAGCTTCACTCTATGTAGCGCCAGGTGAGCCTGTGCCGGAGGCGCAGGTGGCCCGAGGGCCGAGGATTGGCGTGGAGTACGCAGGGGCGTGGGCGGCGGAGCCGTTCCGGTTGTGGGTGAAGGACAGTCGGCACGTAAGCAAGCCCTCGTCGCGGGCGAGAGGCCGGCCTTGA
- a CDS encoding RNA polymerase sigma factor, with the protein MSQEVATAPEDRQEEDRQLLAQAQAGDMAAFEALVEAHRDKVFGLALRMTRSEADAAEITQDSFLSAYQHLKDFRGDAAFGSWVHRIAANHALMRLRHRRVVQAAEEEIKGPEFTERGSLAEYPERDWSRDAEEKALDAELGHAIQQASERLPEGYREVFLLKDVEGLSYEQISELTGDSVPAIKSRLHRARLALREAIDQFYNQGTLQE; encoded by the coding sequence ATGTCTCAAGAGGTCGCTACAGCCCCGGAGGATCGCCAGGAAGAGGACCGGCAGCTGCTGGCCCAGGCTCAAGCTGGCGACATGGCCGCCTTCGAGGCGCTGGTGGAGGCCCACCGGGACAAGGTGTTCGGCCTGGCGCTGCGGATGACGCGCTCCGAGGCGGACGCGGCGGAGATTACGCAGGACTCCTTCCTGTCGGCGTACCAACACCTCAAGGATTTCCGAGGGGATGCAGCGTTCGGCTCGTGGGTCCACCGCATTGCGGCAAACCACGCGCTGATGCGGCTGCGTCACCGCCGGGTCGTCCAGGCCGCCGAGGAGGAGATCAAGGGCCCGGAGTTCACCGAGCGGGGCTCCCTGGCGGAGTACCCGGAGCGGGACTGGAGCCGGGACGCGGAGGAGAAGGCCCTGGACGCGGAGCTGGGCCATGCCATCCAGCAAGCGTCTGAGCGGCTGCCCGAGGGCTACCGCGAGGTCTTTCTCTTGAAAGACGTGGAGGGCCTCAGTTACGAACAGATCTCCGAGCTGACGGGGGACTCTGTGCCGGCCATCAAGAGCCGGCTTCATCGGGCGCGGCTTGCTCTGCGAGAGGCCATCGACCAGTTCTATAACCAGGGCACGCTGCAGGAGTGA
- a CDS encoding anti-sigma factor family protein, with protein MYTCKDSINLLLDFLDGELTPEDTQHLREHLQGCSPCVDFLRTYRATPGLCKKALAQKMPQEMSTKLTEFLRSKIKSAS; from the coding sequence ATGTATACCTGTAAAGACTCCATCAACCTTCTGTTGGACTTCCTCGACGGCGAGCTGACGCCCGAGGACACGCAGCACCTGCGAGAGCACCTGCAAGGGTGTTCCCCTTGCGTGGACTTCCTGCGCACGTACCGGGCTACGCCGGGGCTGTGCAAGAAGGCGCTGGCGCAGAAGATGCCGCAGGAGATGTCCACGAAGCTGACCGAGTTCCTTCGGTCGAAGATCAAGTCCGCGTCGTGA
- a CDS encoding radical SAM protein: protein MNLKQLSLPELEQALAPLAPTPTAVRKVFAAVFAHGATTVEDVCRAPQVPKRVAEHLRAHAELPRLEVVERRKAEDGFVKYLFASPLGGRVEAVRIPIFDEKYIVCVSSQVGCALACDFCMTGKLGFQRNLKTWEILDQVLQVRAEADRPVRGVVFMGMGEPLLNYAETIRAAQVLSNPAGLAISGTAITFSTAGMVPQIRRYTKEGHPYRLTFSVTSAIPEKRLKVLPIEKAHPLPELVDAIREYTQVRRERAMIAYVAISGFNLGLEDALALKDAFEGIPIKVDLIDVTDPTGKYQPPTAEELKAFRDHLQVLKSPIARRYSGGKDIGAACGTLEASQYGGTLLTPRVTGA from the coding sequence GTGAACCTCAAGCAACTGTCGCTCCCAGAGCTGGAGCAGGCTCTGGCGCCGCTGGCGCCCACCCCCACGGCGGTCCGCAAGGTGTTTGCCGCGGTGTTCGCGCACGGGGCCACCACGGTGGAGGACGTGTGCCGGGCGCCACAGGTGCCCAAGCGCGTGGCCGAGCACCTTCGAGCGCACGCGGAGCTGCCGCGCTTGGAGGTGGTGGAGCGGCGCAAGGCGGAGGACGGCTTCGTGAAGTACCTCTTCGCCTCGCCCCTGGGAGGGCGGGTGGAGGCGGTGCGCATCCCCATCTTCGACGAGAAGTACATCGTCTGCGTGTCGAGCCAGGTGGGCTGCGCGCTGGCGTGCGACTTCTGCATGACGGGGAAGCTGGGGTTCCAGCGCAACCTGAAGACCTGGGAGATTTTGGATCAGGTGCTGCAGGTGCGGGCGGAGGCAGACCGGCCGGTGCGCGGCGTGGTGTTCATGGGGATGGGCGAGCCGCTGCTGAACTACGCGGAGACGATTCGCGCGGCGCAGGTGCTGTCGAACCCGGCGGGCCTGGCGATCTCGGGCACGGCGATCACCTTCTCCACGGCGGGGATGGTGCCGCAGATCCGGCGGTATACGAAGGAGGGGCACCCGTACCGGCTGACGTTCTCGGTGACGAGCGCGATTCCGGAGAAGCGGCTCAAGGTGCTGCCCATCGAGAAGGCGCACCCGCTGCCGGAGCTGGTGGATGCCATTCGCGAGTACACGCAGGTGCGGCGCGAGCGCGCGATGATCGCGTACGTGGCCATCTCCGGGTTCAACCTGGGGCTGGAGGACGCACTGGCGCTGAAGGACGCGTTCGAGGGGATCCCCATCAAGGTGGATCTGATCGACGTGACGGATCCGACGGGGAAGTACCAACCGCCCACGGCGGAGGAGCTAAAGGCGTTCCGGGATCACCTGCAGGTGCTGAAGTCTCCCATCGCCCGGCGGTACTCGGGAGGGAAGGACATCGGCGCGGCGTGCGGGACGCTGGAGGCCAGCCAGTACGGTGGCACGCTGCTGACGCCCCGGGTGACGGGCGCGTAG
- a CDS encoding VTT domain-containing protein: protein MVESIDHFIMALGMAGLLVLGLAAMLEYIVPPFPGDTITLLGGVYAVRGDHPWPLVFLIITAGSVAGAAINYWFGTWLARRFEANPHKSFFGLTHARLEEVQARMRQRGPWLLLVNRFLPGIRGVIFIAAGAARIPRRNALLLGAMSAMAHNGLVLTIGRAVGGNLERLESLVAKYQMAVVILVLIGVIAVLVRALARRTPAT from the coding sequence ATGGTGGAGTCCATTGATCACTTCATCATGGCGCTGGGCATGGCGGGGCTGCTCGTGCTCGGGCTGGCGGCGATGCTGGAGTACATCGTTCCGCCCTTCCCGGGGGACACCATCACCCTTCTGGGCGGGGTGTACGCGGTGCGCGGCGACCACCCGTGGCCGCTCGTCTTCCTCATCATCACCGCGGGCAGCGTGGCGGGTGCGGCCATCAACTATTGGTTCGGCACCTGGCTGGCGCGCCGCTTCGAGGCGAACCCCCACAAGAGCTTCTTCGGCCTCACCCACGCCCGGCTGGAGGAAGTCCAAGCCCGGATGCGCCAGAGGGGGCCGTGGCTGCTGCTGGTCAACCGTTTCCTGCCGGGCATCCGGGGCGTCATCTTCATCGCGGCGGGGGCCGCGCGCATTCCCCGCCGCAACGCGCTGCTGCTCGGGGCGATGTCCGCCATGGCGCACAACGGGCTGGTGTTGACCATTGGCCGGGCGGTGGGCGGCAACCTCGAGCGGCTGGAGTCCCTGGTGGCGAAGTACCAGATGGCCGTGGTGATTCTGGTGCTCATTGGCGTGATCGCGGTGCTGGTTCGCGCCTTGGCGCGGCGCACGCCGGCCACCTGA
- a CDS encoding NAD-dependent epimerase/dehydratase family protein — protein MELRDKGVLVTGANGFVGSYVVQRLLTEGMRVRAVVRKPEAQAELERAGVEVLLGDITDARVQEAAVRGVSCVVHTAASAAPELPEARRVNTQATASLAEAALAAGCQRFVHISTVAVYPLRNRSGVVEEAVPLLTSGDAYGLSKAEAEQALNAVAAKGLSTVILRPGAILGVHPTSTWGAVFPPFIAEGKFPHVDDGNTTMGYLHISSLTEAVVLALRADQASGQTFNIIDGHVPWYRYTRPFARGTLPSHDADQVPEFLSFRGRFSNEKAQRVLGFVPRNVFESSIEEIVRAQPKK, from the coding sequence ATGGAGCTGCGAGACAAAGGGGTCCTCGTCACGGGGGCCAATGGGTTCGTGGGGTCGTACGTGGTCCAGCGCCTGCTCACCGAGGGCATGCGCGTCCGGGCGGTGGTCCGGAAACCCGAAGCCCAGGCGGAGCTGGAGCGGGCCGGAGTCGAGGTCCTCCTGGGAGACATCACGGATGCGCGCGTCCAGGAGGCCGCCGTGCGCGGAGTCTCCTGCGTGGTGCACACCGCCGCCAGCGCCGCGCCCGAGCTGCCCGAGGCCCGCCGCGTGAACACCCAGGCCACCGCCTCCCTGGCCGAGGCCGCGCTCGCCGCAGGCTGCCAGCGCTTCGTGCACATCTCCACCGTGGCCGTCTATCCCCTGCGAAATCGGAGCGGCGTGGTGGAGGAAGCCGTTCCGCTGCTCACCTCGGGAGACGCCTACGGCTTGAGCAAGGCCGAGGCGGAGCAGGCCTTGAACGCCGTGGCGGCCAAGGGGCTCTCCACCGTCATCCTGCGCCCTGGCGCCATCCTCGGTGTGCACCCCACCTCCACCTGGGGCGCGGTGTTCCCGCCGTTCATCGCGGAGGGCAAGTTCCCCCATGTGGATGACGGCAACACGACGATGGGCTACCTCCACATCAGCAGCCTCACGGAGGCGGTCGTCCTCGCTCTCCGCGCCGATCAGGCGAGTGGGCAGACCTTCAACATCATCGACGGCCATGTGCCCTGGTACCGGTACACCCGGCCCTTCGCCCGGGGCACCCTCCCCTCGCATGACGCGGACCAGGTGCCCGAGTTCCTATCGTTCCGGGGACGCTTCTCGAACGAGAAGGCACAGCGCGTGCTGGGCTTCGTGCCTCGGAACGTCTTCGAGTCAAGCATCGAGGAGATCGTCCGCGCCCAGCCGAAGAAGTAG
- a CDS encoding ABC transporter substrate-binding protein produces the protein MGAKRYLFGFGLVGGLISAIVLGGMMRVFTGEPRGWSSWLLILVVTPGLYLLGGWLTWFSWAGRRGQTRRRIITRLAEGDLAISTRAEFEGRDDLHRLLVSLRRAISQVQRVTVNLHRTSTSVADEARILLEAARRQGAAVERSLNAVSSMGDSLGATGQRVEQMDSFANETTSALAEMTERLQQVGRALSILDEFSHNTSELVQAMSERLAHIAMAGDELARFANEAESFVSLVGSGIDAVRRRASETNQLAVAVTDTAKRGEELVNDSVKGMYQVEETVRKTAALVDSLGVRSSEIGRIVDVIQDIADQTNLLALNASIIAAQAGEHGRPFGVVANEIRGLAERTARSTREIATMVTGVREAVGTAVVLVREGRQQTTVGVQLGDRAAAALAEIRNITQRTFTAVESTVEETKRLEQQGTTVVEASRRVALQVDDVTRAAIEQVGHARELVRQTGEMARLARDATDKVEGQSRTNHQLSESVVRLTAAIDDIRKAHGVLTGGEKSIREEVTRVREDARRVIRIGDELSRTVDQLSHETSNLEAEVFRFRLPQPRAGGLLRVGIHQSAGLRSRQTLDPLFCVENQLSELCACVFIGLLRLEDGVLAPDLAERWEADPSARIFRFFLRRGVTFHDGVKLSAYDVKRHFERLLNPEVRSPDRTLLEDIAGATDYIAGTTREVHGIQIIDDATLEIRLKEPKAFFLHLLALTPTAIARVDAMGNLQGTGPYRLERFEAERIVLERNTTYFREGHPLLDRLEFRLTDSRQEALDQLRAGELDFVSYLHAEQTQASGMELFQVTASTTPSTAFVGLNLREPLYDDVRVRQAIRAGLDIPTLVEHFHPGARMASTLTPPELLQDTNSPVMPRPDVTKAELLLRDAGVRKIPLTIYFPTGRDTSAEDKVLFRPLIEAGLLELHHVELPPQDYTSRLRSGRIPAFRTLWIADYPDPDNFLYFLLNSSAQTIYPLGYKNPELDRLTAEARVSIDPDLRYQLYRRAEHLFVQDCPLIPLYHDRIYAMASPFVQALRLHMTPPQVRFEDLWVDTDGTP, from the coding sequence ATGGGAGCCAAACGGTACCTCTTCGGCTTCGGTCTCGTCGGAGGACTCATCAGCGCCATCGTCCTCGGCGGGATGATGCGCGTCTTCACGGGAGAGCCACGCGGTTGGAGCTCGTGGCTGCTCATCCTCGTGGTGACGCCAGGCCTCTACCTGCTGGGTGGGTGGCTCACCTGGTTCTCCTGGGCCGGGCGCCGCGGGCAGACCCGCCGCCGCATCATCACCCGCCTCGCCGAGGGTGACCTCGCCATCTCCACCCGCGCCGAGTTCGAGGGGCGCGATGACCTGCACCGCCTCCTCGTCTCCCTGCGCCGCGCCATCTCCCAGGTGCAGCGGGTGACCGTGAACCTGCACCGCACCAGCACCAGCGTCGCCGACGAGGCGCGCATCCTCCTGGAGGCCGCCCGGCGCCAGGGCGCGGCGGTGGAGCGCTCGCTGAACGCCGTGTCCAGCATGGGCGACAGCCTCGGTGCCACCGGCCAGCGCGTGGAGCAGATGGACAGCTTCGCCAACGAGACGACGAGCGCGCTGGCGGAGATGACCGAGCGACTGCAGCAGGTGGGCCGCGCCCTGTCCATCCTCGACGAGTTCTCCCACAACACCAGCGAGCTGGTGCAGGCCATGAGCGAGCGCCTGGCCCACATCGCCATGGCGGGCGACGAGCTGGCCCGCTTCGCCAACGAGGCCGAGAGCTTCGTCTCCCTGGTGGGCAGCGGCATCGACGCCGTGCGCCGCCGCGCCAGTGAGACGAACCAGCTCGCCGTCGCCGTGACGGACACCGCCAAGCGCGGCGAGGAGCTCGTCAACGACAGCGTCAAGGGCATGTACCAAGTCGAGGAGACGGTGCGCAAAACCGCCGCGCTCGTTGACTCGCTCGGGGTGCGCTCCTCGGAGATCGGCCGCATCGTCGACGTCATCCAGGACATCGCCGACCAGACGAACCTGCTGGCGCTCAACGCCTCCATCATCGCCGCGCAGGCCGGTGAGCACGGGCGCCCCTTCGGCGTGGTGGCCAATGAGATTCGCGGGCTGGCCGAGCGCACCGCTCGCTCCACCCGTGAGATCGCCACCATGGTCACCGGCGTGCGCGAGGCGGTGGGCACCGCCGTGGTCCTGGTGCGCGAGGGCCGCCAGCAGACCACCGTGGGCGTGCAGCTGGGAGACCGGGCCGCGGCCGCGCTGGCGGAGATCCGCAACATCACCCAGCGCACCTTCACCGCCGTGGAGTCCACGGTCGAGGAGACCAAGCGCCTGGAGCAGCAGGGCACCACCGTCGTGGAAGCCAGCCGCCGGGTGGCCCTGCAGGTGGACGACGTCACCCGCGCCGCCATCGAGCAGGTGGGCCATGCACGCGAGCTCGTCCGGCAGACCGGAGAGATGGCACGGCTGGCGCGCGATGCCACGGACAAGGTGGAGGGCCAGTCCCGCACCAACCACCAGCTCTCCGAGTCCGTGGTCCGCCTGACGGCGGCCATCGACGACATCCGCAAGGCTCACGGCGTCCTCACCGGCGGAGAGAAATCCATCCGCGAGGAAGTCACCCGCGTGCGAGAGGACGCCCGCCGCGTCATCCGCATCGGCGACGAGCTCAGCCGCACCGTGGATCAGCTCAGCCACGAGACGTCGAACCTGGAGGCGGAGGTGTTCCGCTTCCGCCTGCCCCAGCCCCGCGCGGGAGGCCTGCTGCGCGTGGGCATCCACCAGTCCGCGGGGCTGCGCTCGCGGCAGACGCTGGATCCCCTCTTCTGCGTGGAGAACCAGCTCTCGGAGCTCTGCGCCTGCGTCTTCATCGGCCTGCTGCGCCTGGAGGATGGCGTGCTGGCCCCGGACCTCGCCGAGCGGTGGGAGGCGGACCCCTCCGCGCGCATCTTCCGCTTCTTCCTGCGCCGCGGTGTCACCTTCCATGACGGGGTGAAGCTGTCGGCCTACGACGTGAAGCGCCACTTCGAGCGCCTGCTGAACCCGGAGGTCCGCTCGCCGGACCGCACCCTGCTGGAGGACATCGCGGGCGCGACGGACTACATCGCCGGCACCACGCGCGAGGTGCACGGCATCCAGATCATCGACGACGCGACGCTGGAGATCCGCCTCAAGGAGCCCAAGGCCTTCTTCCTCCACCTGCTCGCGCTCACCCCCACGGCCATCGCCCGCGTGGACGCGATGGGCAACCTGCAGGGCACCGGCCCCTACCGCCTGGAGCGCTTCGAGGCCGAGCGCATCGTCCTCGAGCGCAACACCACCTACTTCCGCGAGGGCCATCCCCTGCTGGACCGGCTCGAGTTCCGGCTGACGGACTCCCGGCAGGAGGCGCTGGACCAGCTCCGGGCAGGAGAGCTGGACTTCGTCTCGTACTTGCATGCCGAGCAGACCCAAGCGTCCGGCATGGAGCTGTTCCAGGTCACCGCCAGCACCACGCCCTCCACCGCCTTCGTGGGCTTGAACCTGCGAGAGCCCCTCTATGACGACGTCCGGGTGCGCCAGGCCATCCGCGCGGGCCTGGACATCCCCACCCTGGTGGAGCACTTCCACCCGGGGGCGCGCATGGCGAGCACCCTCACCCCGCCCGAGCTGCTGCAGGACACCAACTCCCCCGTCATGCCGCGCCCGGATGTGACCAAGGCCGAGCTGCTGCTGCGCGACGCGGGCGTGCGCAAGATTCCTCTCACCATCTACTTCCCCACCGGGCGGGATACCTCCGCCGAGGACAAGGTGCTGTTCCGGCCGCTCATCGAGGCGGGCCTGCTGGAGCTGCACCACGTGGAGCTGCCGCCGCAGGACTACACCTCGCGGCTGCGCTCCGGCCGCATCCCCGCCTTCCGCACGCTGTGGATCGCGGACTACCCGGACCCGGACAACTTCCTCTACTTCCTGCTCAACTCGAGCGCGCAGACCATCTATCCGCTGGGCTACAAGAACCCGGAGCTGGACAGGCTGACCGCCGAGGCGCGGGTGTCCATCGATCCGGACCTGCGCTACCAGCTCTACCGCCGCGCGGAGCACCTCTTCGTGCAGGACTGCCCGCTCATTCCCCTGTACCACGACCGCATCTACGCCATGGCGAGCCCCTTCGTGCAGGCCCTGCGGCTGCACATGACGCCTCCCCAGGTCCGCTTCGAGGACCTCTGGGTGGACACCGACGGCACGCCCTGA
- a CDS encoding arginine N-succinyltransferase has product MLVLRDVQKSDLAGLKRLAAVLNTVNLPNNEETLAAIIDKSVKSFAGKVKDPLEREYLFVLEDLRNETIIGTSMIIAQHGTYEAPHIYYEVSEREHYSASLERHLRHKVLSIAYNYAGPTEVGGLVVDPPYRATADKPGKQLSYVRFLFIAMHRRLFRPRVLAELLPPLLPDGRSLLWEACGRKFTGLNYQEADRLSRQNKEFIKELFPSSDIYASLFPTRVQKVLGEVGPQTRGVQRMLERIGFKYVERIDPFDGGPHFEAEVADLSLVRRYRTVKLADQDFDREGDDVLVGLERESGRNRFRSVRTQARVEDQILYLPRAAKEALGASSGAKLSLIPFE; this is encoded by the coding sequence ATGCTCGTGCTGCGAGACGTCCAGAAGAGCGATCTGGCGGGCCTCAAAAGGCTCGCGGCGGTGCTGAACACCGTCAATCTTCCCAACAACGAAGAGACGCTGGCCGCCATCATCGACAAGTCCGTGAAGAGCTTCGCCGGCAAGGTGAAGGACCCGCTGGAGCGCGAGTACCTCTTCGTGCTCGAGGACCTGCGGAACGAGACGATCATCGGCACGTCGATGATCATCGCCCAGCACGGCACGTACGAGGCCCCGCACATCTATTACGAGGTGAGCGAGCGCGAGCACTACTCGGCCTCGCTGGAGCGGCACCTGCGGCACAAGGTGTTGTCCATCGCGTACAACTACGCGGGCCCCACGGAGGTGGGCGGGCTGGTGGTGGATCCACCCTACCGCGCCACGGCGGACAAGCCGGGCAAGCAGCTGTCGTACGTGCGCTTCCTCTTCATCGCCATGCACCGGCGCCTGTTCCGGCCTCGGGTGCTGGCGGAGCTGCTCCCACCCCTGCTGCCCGATGGACGCAGCCTGCTGTGGGAGGCGTGCGGCCGGAAGTTCACGGGCCTGAACTACCAGGAAGCGGATCGGCTCAGCCGGCAGAACAAGGAGTTCATCAAGGAGCTGTTCCCCTCCTCGGACATCTACGCGTCGCTGTTCCCCACGCGGGTGCAGAAAGTGCTGGGCGAGGTGGGGCCTCAGACGCGCGGCGTGCAGCGCATGCTGGAGCGCATCGGCTTCAAGTATGTGGAGCGCATCGATCCGTTCGACGGCGGGCCGCACTTCGAGGCCGAGGTGGCGGACCTCTCACTGGTGCGGCGCTACCGGACGGTCAAGCTGGCGGACCAGGACTTCGATCGGGAGGGCGATGACGTGCTCGTGGGCCTCGAGCGCGAGTCCGGCCGCAACCGCTTCCGCTCCGTGCGCACCCAGGCCCGCGTGGAGGATCAGATCCTCTACCTGCCGAGGGCGGCCAAAGAGGCACTCGGCGCCTCCTCGGGAGCGAAGCTGTCCCTCATTCCCTTCGAGTGA
- a CDS encoding polysaccharide lyase has translation MRLLLVSLAVLLVSGPASASVVWRGDFETGDRSQYSTSQMVSADRLQVVTSPVAEGRYALKATVKQGDNPINASGNRNEVVHWGNETEGTEYYYRWKVMFPTDYPSVRTWQLFTQWHHDGCCGSPPVEFYVYGDELRLRLTNGADVWTAPLVRGVWNEFVFHVKWSSNPAVGFIELWHNREKALAKRSLATMYAGTQNYLKLGLYRNNTITQTGVVYHDGFIQATQLADVLPPPETPDAGTPPVDAGTPAPDSGATPSSPAQEPGSGSGPAPESNSGDASGGVDRGSQTDAMSAGFGCSVAGSPLAVISLVSLIGGLSLRRRR, from the coding sequence TTGCGACTCCTTCTTGTTTCGTTGGCGGTGTTGCTGGTGTCCGGCCCGGCCTCGGCGAGCGTCGTCTGGAGAGGAGACTTCGAGACGGGCGACCGCTCGCAGTACTCCACGTCCCAGATGGTGAGCGCGGATCGGCTGCAGGTGGTGACGTCTCCGGTGGCCGAGGGGCGCTATGCGCTCAAGGCCACCGTGAAGCAGGGCGACAACCCCATCAACGCCAGCGGCAACCGCAACGAGGTGGTGCACTGGGGCAACGAGACCGAGGGCACGGAGTATTACTACCGCTGGAAGGTGATGTTCCCCACGGACTACCCCAGTGTCCGCACGTGGCAGCTCTTCACTCAGTGGCACCACGATGGGTGCTGCGGCTCGCCGCCGGTGGAGTTCTACGTCTACGGTGACGAACTGCGGCTCCGGCTCACGAACGGCGCGGACGTGTGGACCGCGCCGCTGGTGCGAGGCGTGTGGAACGAGTTCGTCTTCCACGTGAAGTGGTCGTCGAACCCCGCGGTGGGCTTCATCGAGCTGTGGCACAACCGCGAGAAGGCCTTGGCCAAGCGCAGCCTCGCGACGATGTATGCGGGGACGCAGAACTATCTGAAGCTGGGGCTGTACCGGAACAACACCATCACCCAGACCGGCGTCGTCTACCACGATGGATTCATCCAGGCGACGCAGCTCGCGGACGTGCTCCCGCCGCCGGAGACTCCGGATGCAGGCACTCCTCCAGTGGATGCGGGCACGCCTGCTCCAGATTCCGGGGCGACGCCCTCCTCTCCCGCGCAGGAGCCCGGTTCGGGGAGTGGCCCGGCGCCTGAGAGCAACTCGGGCGATGCCTCGGGGGGGGTGGACCGGGGCTCACAGACGGACGCCATGAGCGCGGGCTTTGGCTGCTCCGTGGCGGGGAGTCCGCTGGCGGTCATCTCCCTGGTGTCGCTGATCGGGGGCTTGAGCCTCCGTCGCAGGCGCTGA
- a CDS encoding pyridoxal-dependent decarboxylase gives MSQERNESVPHMKSEEFRQLGHQMVDWIADYWARMESYPVRAKVAPGEVLSKLPPHAPEQGLGGVEGWDAVFKDLESVVMPGVTHWQSPSFFAYFPANASGPSVLGELLSAGLGVQGMLWSTGPSCTELETRVLDWLAELIGLPESFRSMSPAGGGVIQGTASEATLVAMVAARSRVRRQRPGDAPLVAYSSTQAHSSVLKAAMLSGVARGASDTAHVRLLETDGGYALRPELLERAITEDLAAGRQPFFVCATLGTTSSGAMDPLGPTSEVMKRTGLTDMGGWLHVDAAWAGSALICPENQGLAAGIENVDSIAFDPHKWMLTNFDCDAFYTRDRAALVEALSVTPEYLRNAASASGSVIDYRDWQVELGRRFRALKLWFVVRHYGVNGLRAYIREHVRLAALFESWVREDTRFELAVPRSLSLVCFRLAPRPGEAPEATDARNRALLDKLNATGSAFLSHTVLPGVGGKPARFVLRMAIGAPSTQETHVRACWEALQKLTGE, from the coding sequence ATGAGCCAGGAACGCAACGAGTCCGTGCCCCACATGAAGTCCGAGGAGTTCCGTCAGCTGGGCCACCAGATGGTGGACTGGATCGCGGACTACTGGGCCCGAATGGAGTCCTACCCGGTGCGCGCGAAGGTGGCGCCGGGAGAGGTGCTCTCGAAGCTGCCCCCGCATGCCCCCGAACAGGGGCTCGGCGGCGTGGAGGGCTGGGACGCCGTCTTCAAGGACCTGGAGTCCGTGGTGATGCCGGGCGTCACCCACTGGCAGTCGCCTTCGTTCTTCGCCTACTTCCCCGCGAACGCCTCGGGGCCCTCGGTGCTGGGAGAGCTGCTGTCGGCGGGGCTCGGGGTGCAGGGGATGCTCTGGTCCACGGGGCCGTCCTGCACCGAGCTGGAGACGCGCGTGCTGGATTGGCTGGCCGAGCTCATCGGGTTGCCGGAGTCCTTCCGCTCCATGTCTCCAGCGGGAGGCGGCGTCATCCAGGGCACCGCGAGCGAGGCCACGCTGGTGGCCATGGTGGCGGCCCGGTCTCGCGTGCGGCGCCAGCGTCCCGGGGATGCGCCGCTCGTGGCGTACTCCTCCACCCAGGCGCACTCGTCCGTGCTCAAGGCGGCCATGCTGTCAGGCGTGGCGCGGGGAGCGAGTGATACCGCGCACGTGCGCCTGCTGGAGACGGACGGCGGCTATGCGCTGCGCCCCGAGCTGCTGGAGCGCGCCATCACCGAGGACCTCGCCGCGGGCCGGCAGCCCTTCTTCGTCTGCGCCACGCTGGGGACCACCTCCTCGGGGGCGATGGATCCGCTCGGGCCGACCAGCGAGGTGATGAAGCGCACGGGCCTGACGGACATGGGGGGCTGGCTGCACGTGGACGCGGCGTGGGCGGGCTCGGCGCTCATCTGCCCGGAGAACCAGGGGCTGGCAGCAGGCATCGAAAACGTGGACTCGATCGCCTTTGATCCACACAAGTGGATGCTGACCAACTTTGACTGCGACGCCTTCTACACGCGGGACCGGGCCGCGCTGGTCGAGGCGCTCAGCGTGACGCCGGAGTACCTGCGCAACGCGGCCAGCGCCAGCGGCTCGGTCATCGACTACCGCGATTGGCAGGTGGAGCTGGGCCGCCGGTTCCGGGCGCTGAAGCTGTGGTTCGTCGTGCGCCACTACGGCGTCAACGGCCTGCGGGCCTATATCCGCGAGCACGTGCGGCTGGCCGCGCTGTTCGAGTCCTGGGTGCGCGAGGACACGCGCTTCGAGCTGGCCGTGCCGCGCTCGCTCAGCCTCGTGTGCTTCCGCCTCGCGCCGCGCCCGGGAGAGGCGCCCGAGGCCACGGATGCGCGCAACCGTGCGCTGCTCGACAAGCTCAACGCCACGGGGAGCGCGTTCCTCTCGCACACGGTGCTACCGGGAGTGGGAGGCAAGCCCGCGCGCTTCGTGCTGCGCATGGCCATCGGTGCTCCAAGCACGCAGGAGACGCACGTGCGTGCGTGCTGGGAGGCGCTCCAGAAGCTCACTGGGGAGTGA